In Vicia villosa cultivar HV-30 ecotype Madison, WI linkage group LG7, Vvil1.0, whole genome shotgun sequence, the DNA window AAAAAAGCAAAGTCCGCCATCGACGAACTCGCTCAACTTCCGGCATGGAACCCCACCGCAACCTGCTCCTCAACGCCACAACAGCAGCAGCAAACTAACGAGTTGTACCGCCGGCAGTCCCCGGTGGACAACAGTCCAGTAACCGCCTCCACCAGTCACCACCGCTCAGCGGCATTAGAGCGAAGAATACCGCAGGAACAATTTTCTTCCCAGCCATTAGAGATAGATTATAACAACAGTAGCGGGAAGCATGGTTTTCTTCATGGCTCATTGGATACTGACATTGCGGATACTATTAAATCCTTTTTTCCAGTTGAAACGCCCACGACGTCGTTTCACAGCTACCCACAACCGCCGGATTTGCTCTCCCGAACGGCCGCAACCACTCAGCAAGATCTGCGCCTCtctttgcaatcttttcaagatCCTATTATGCTTCACCATCAAACTCAAAACCACAATGACCACCACCACAATCACCAAGTACTTTACGCCGGAAACTCCTCACTCGGTTTCGACGGTGGTGGAACCAACAACATGTGGTCTGAGCAGCAGCAGCATCAAGAGGAACATGACCATAGCAGATTGCATAGAATGATGGCTTGGAATGCTAATGCTAATGTTAATGCTGCAGATGGTGGTAACAGTGGCCATGGCGCTGGATTTGTGTTCAGCACACCTGCGCCGGCTTTCGGCGGTTTTGGCCAGCTTTTTTCTCAGAGGGGACCCCTTCAGTCCAGTAACAATCCTTCAGTTCGTGCTTGGATAGATCCATCCATGGTGGCGACGGCGAATATGACCGATCACCACCATCACTATCTTTCGCCGATGATCCATCAGGCTTCTGCCTCAGGTGGTGGATTCTCCGGCTTTCGTATACCAACACGAATTCAAGGTGGCGAGGAACACGACGGCGTATCTGATAAACCGTCCTCTGCTTCCTCTGATTCTCGCCATTGATTGAAACATTAACTAAAAAAATCTAAACTTTCAGGTTCTATTTTAGTACCACTTCTTGAAATTCCAATTGAGTTCTATCTGTTATGTTCTCActtgcaatttattttttaatatatttttgtctGTGTTCAGGTTCACaggttgttttgaagatgattttCTAGAAAGATTTGGTTGGCGTCCTTCCAGAATAACTTGGGTTTGGATTTTCAGATGTTTCTACTACAATTCAATGGCTTATAAAAACCGTGTGGGTACGAAGAAAATCTGGTTTGAATGATTCAGTCCTGTTTTCAAATTCAATCCCCCGGTTATGTtatgtattttatatttattcttcAAGCTTTGACCAAGACTATGTGTGTTTCTCTTGTTTCATCTTTGTTGTTGGATTACAATTTGTAGTAGTTGTGTTGTATGTTCTAAATTTGTACTTATTCCATTTCTAGTTTCGACTAGTAATCTGGAAAAAAACATGCAGATTAAAATAATTGAGCTAGTGTGCTCAAAAAGTTGTTGTTTATTTCCAACTTGGTGCAAACCCAAGATGCAGAATGAAGCATTTTCTCCTTGTCACAAAAAGGTATTAAACCCAAATAACCCGACATTATAAACTTTGCATATCCAAACTTGTGTATGATTGTGGCTTGTATGTTGGTATATGATTAATGCTGTCTCTGTTTCAAATAAGGATAGGTCTTATTTTTAACTGCTTTCTAGTCCAATTAGTTTTCAGCTTCCTTGTGATGGAAGGACAATTAGTAGTAAAATCTATATCTGAATCAATATCAATCTCTTTCGTGCCTGAAATTTTGGTAGCATTTGACTGACAAGTCATTGTCCATCAACAATAGTAACTGTGGACGAAAGAAACAGTTTGTATATATTGTATGAAAGTTGATTCCGACCTTAGTATAAGGGCAGTGTCCTAGATTCATTTCGGTTTGTTTGCTCCTTTGCCCATCACAATTCACATgtcatatttttggttttttcttcTTATAGTTTAGTAAGCTATATGATAGTGACTCAAAAGGTTTATTATTAGGAATGATAAAGGTTAACACTCACTTACCTACAAATACTTAGTTCAAGGGATGGTTTTATCTTCCAATAGAAAGGTTGATACATAGTTTTTATCTACACCTTTCTTTCCTTTTGGAACTAATCATAAGttctttttgtttgttttcaaTCACTTATATTGGATAGATCACAACTTTCACTTTGGTTAAACATACtcccatattataagcaaaattcatttattgattaattgaataaaattcatttattgatttattgaataattgatATATCTGATTATCAGATACATTAATTGTTCAAtaaatctaatattttttaaataaaaattaaattgattatttattttttaaatttcttttcgaAATCTTATATGGGGGAGGCAGGAAATGGATGGGGATGGATGAGAATTGAGCACAACGATACTCAATTATGAAAAGAGTACACACACTTACACACTCATGGAGGCCACCAAAGTTTGATGCTTGTACACCTGTTTGTGGTCCCTCCCTACCTTGTAGTATAGCCTCATAAAAACCTTTTGAAATGTCCTATTGAGAGGAATGCTCTTTAAGGAGATAACAGTAATAATGAAGTGGAAAAGCCCTTGCCCTTTATTCAGATCGTGGCAATTATTCTTTGGTCGATAGGGGTGGCTCTAGGGTCGGTTAATAAATAAGATTAATTGCGTGCCGTAAATCTTAATTCGATTATTAATTACTCTTAAAAATATCATACCACAACTCTCAGGTATTGCAAATATTTAATGACTGAATATATCAATATACATGCAATATGGTACAACTTTTTAGCCTGAAATCATTCAATGGTAATATTCATATAGCTAGAGAAGTGCTAAAGTTGCATAATAGGTTCTTTGCATCATTAGTGGTGAATCTTTAGTGGTGAAGAGTCATGCTTATGAAAACTTAAAATGTCTTTAGAAGTACTAAGTTTCAAGTATGAAGAGTGCTAAAGTTTTACATTGATTAGAAAGGAAAGAAATGTTGGTTTATAAGAGGGGTAATCTATATGTCATTGTTTTAAGGTATTGGATGAATATGTGGTGTTAAGGTCTCTTGGATCGTGTCACCTCCATTTTATCAAAAATATAGTATGAAAGCCAATCACGGTTGTAATATGGTGGGAGAAttaattttttgaaatgttgcggataacaAGAAttgtcaccgacttttattttatccaattttttggaaaggcaaaaagaacaggaaagactttttaaatattttgagttcggaggatagtttatacaaagggaaggtgtaaggaccctttgtatccatggttatccgtgAGTTCTTAATTGTTTAGctaactttgtttgtttgaaatgtttgaaaaatgtagtgtgtgtttagaaataCATTTTTGGAAAgagctttaactttgtaatgatcttcgtacggatgtatacaaagtgtagtatttgaaaatagttttgaaaaggaggtgtgaaaagcattttgaatgtgtttgaattgagcaagcaattaagaactacctaccctaatttTAAAGTCTTTTTTGTTCGTTAAGTCTTTCGTTgagggaaagagactatccacaccattagttagcggaaattcctttcattggatgtaagggacatcgagggtcatcgtatagtcataaaggcaacaagtaaggatacttTAGCATTCGAATGGACTATcgtcatttaatcgagggacaagatcatttatatcgtaggcaacatcgaagggactatgatctttatgatgatttttgaaatgacGGCAACGGGCTTAggcatccctacgctcgagggacttgactattattcgaaaggcagcataagagaggattaccctaaaggtgagtgtgtgaacagaaagtgattgattaatttaatcctaaaaattagggttattctaggttgtttttagtcttgccatacaatcctattagccatacaTTTAACAGTTATATCAGTAGAAAGTAAAAGTAGAAAGATAAAGTCCTATGTTATTACAAGGCTTTGAGGCAGTTACATAATAGTAAAAGAAACGAGACGCGAAAACTAaataaaacctacaactattatatggctttggggcagttacaataaTAGAAATTTTGCGGAAAATAAAATGATCTAATTATTACAAACCCATAGCAGAtacaaaaatatactaaaatTAGACGAACGAGAAATTAAGATGCGGAGGATAATAATGAAAAGGTTTATGGTAAAAAACTTTAAGAAGGTAAAcctaaattatctaattaattattagtttaaacctaattaattagaaaCCTAAAAAAAACCTAGACAatagttaatgggcaacacctacctaacATACATTTTTAGGGTTTTCTATGGTTTATGGATTAAAGCTAAACCTAATTAAATTAGTTACAAACCTAAATTATCTAGTTAataactaattatttaacctaaaattaggtcctaatttattaaaaaactaCTTATCATGTTTCGTTTTGTAAATATGATGATAACATATAGAAAACAAGATAAAACAAACTAAGTTATTGGGCCAGAGAGGGTATATAGTCTGAATGAGCGGTGCAATATCAAATAAACACGAGCCCAATGACTAACTTAACAAAATAAAccctaaatcaaataaaaaacaaaataattaataattcaaaaaaaaaacaaagaaactcaCGTGCGGATCCGCCCCCTTTTGTAGCAACAATCAGAaagaggaaaaaaataaaattagagccATACCTTTTGAGTTTTCAACTTAATTCGGTCCAGTAGGATAATGACAAGTGGCGATGGAAATTGAACAATTAAATAGGTAATAGCCACTATCACTACTTGTTTACGAGAAAAGACACAGACAATCCCTTCTTCTTCTTTGCTAATTCCATGTTCTCTCTCAATTCCTTATTCAACTAAACCAGACAATGATTCAATAAATTCAGAAAATAGTGCAGTAGAGTATGGATCTAACCTTTGGAACCGATCACAGTCGGTTGAAACAGCTAGCGTATTGTTAGGCGGCCTCCGCGCGATAGCAGAGGGCGAAGGTATGGCCGGTGTGCGTGTTTGGTGGGTAGAGATTGGAGCTGCGTGGTCTGAGCGGCGCGTCAATTGTTGCGTGGTAGTGATGGTTGGTCGAAACGGTGGTTAACGGTCTTCAACAGCGGCACGTGTTTGGGGCTGCACGTGGTCAAATCTGAAGGGGCTTCATCGGAACCGGTTTGTTGGTGGTGCGAATGGTGGAGGTGCGGCGTTTGCGGTGAACGGAGGATTCGCCGACAAGATGAGCGGCTGTGAGTGAAGATTCAGATCTGCTGCGATTTGGTGTATCGGTTGAAGCGTTGAAGATTTGAAAGTAAATGGATGGTGGAAATTGTTGTGGACGGAGCACCACGGATCCGGTGTTGCGGCTTTCCGATCGGATTCGTCTTTCTCTTTTTTCTGCAAAAACAAGAATAGCAAACAACAATAAACAAGAAGATGATGATTGTTCTATTACTTCTCTCTTCCTACAAAAGAACACTAattgatttgttgttgttgtcgtcgtTAATAGTGAAGTTAGAATCGTGAGTGATTGGTTTCAGAAATTGAAGGGGATAGGTTTATGTTAGAGGTGGCGGATGTGTTATTGAAAATTTCACAGGTTAAAAATTTGGTGGGTTATGACGTAATCGTTGAAGGTAGTAACATGATGAAATTGTTTGGATTTACACTACAAGATTATTGATAAGAAAACAAATGTGTTAATGGTAAAGTGTGTATGTGTACTTCAGAATGTTAGTTACAAAGAACAGTGATAGAATTGTTAGTTTCTAGAAAAAGGATTAGAAATTGTTGCCGTGAAAATTAGTGAGAAAGGTGTAAAGTAAGGGTTGGTAAGAGCTTGGTAATAATTTTTGTACGTGAAAGGGTTAATTGTTGGATGTTAGTGTACGTGAGAGTGAGAGTGAGAGGCTAGGTTAGGATTGTTAAAGAGATGCGTGAATATGTACAGTGGTAACATAAAAACTATGGAAAAATATTAGATTTGTAAATTGGGGTTTTGTATGTGTAGGTTTTCGTGAGGGAGGTGGAGAAGGGTTAGAAATAGGGTTGATTGTTAGTCCCTAATAGTGTAGAAAGTGTTGGTAATACACATCAAACTAGgtcaattaaaaatagaataaaatcatttaatcaatcaaaataattaaggcctaaaaaataaaatattattcaatttaagactcaaaattattttaactaaTTACAATGATTCTTTTCTAGAAATAAGTATTTCTACctaaaaaaagggaaagaaaattttcaaatctacttttttttttatgatttttttgataatttctataattaaaaatggaaaaagtaaaaaaaatttttaaaatacataattaattaaatacgaaaattaattaaaaataatagaaaaatataattttgtgattttttttgaaaattatttaaaccagaaataaagttagtaacaaata includes these proteins:
- the LOC131620367 gene encoding transcription factor TCP4-like translates to MGEATQSAETATPTTKTKTAGTSSKRTGGGGEIVEVEGGHIVRSTGRKDRHSKVCTAKGPRDRRVRLSAHTAIQFYDVQDRLGYDRPSKAVDWLIKKAKSAIDELAQLPAWNPTATCSSTPQQQQQTNELYRRQSPVDNSPVTASTSHHRSAALERRIPQEQFSSQPLEIDYNNSSGKHGFLHGSLDTDIADTIKSFFPVETPTTSFHSYPQPPDLLSRTAATTQQDLRLSLQSFQDPIMLHHQTQNHNDHHHNHQVLYAGNSSLGFDGGGTNNMWSEQQQHQEEHDHSRLHRMMAWNANANVNAADGGNSGHGAGFVFSTPAPAFGGFGQLFSQRGPLQSSNNPSVRAWIDPSMVATANMTDHHHHYLSPMIHQASASGGGFSGFRIPTRIQGGEEHDGVSDKPSSASSDSRH